A window of Blastomonas sp. SL216 contains these coding sequences:
- a CDS encoding acetyl-CoA C-acyltransferase gives MTAFSAADPIVIVSYARTPMGSFQGSLSGASATDLGATAVKAAVERAGVSGDAIERIYMGCVLPAGLGQAPARQAALKAGLPQSVEATTVNKMCGSGMQATIMAAEALASGSVDLLVAGGMESMTNAPYLLTKHRGGARIGHDRVMDHMFLDGLEDAYEPGRAMGSFAEETAGEYQFTREAQDDYAIASLTRAQKAQASGGFDREIVPVEITGRKGTETIDKDEQPLKGDASKIPSLKPAFAKDGTITAANASSISDGAAALVLTRQSVADKLGLKPVARIVAHAAHAHAPARFTTAPVDASRKALEKAGWSVDDVDLFEVNEAFACVSMIAMRDLGIPHEKVNVHGGATALGHPIGASGARIIATLVSALQTHGGKRGLASLCIGGGEATAVAVELV, from the coding sequence ATGACCGCATTTTCCGCCGCCGATCCCATCGTTATCGTCTCCTATGCGCGCACGCCGATGGGCAGCTTTCAGGGTTCGCTTTCGGGCGCGAGCGCGACCGATCTGGGCGCTACGGCGGTCAAGGCGGCGGTCGAGCGGGCAGGCGTTTCGGGCGATGCGATCGAGCGCATCTATATGGGCTGCGTGCTGCCGGCGGGCCTGGGCCAGGCCCCGGCGCGCCAGGCAGCGCTGAAGGCGGGCCTGCCGCAATCGGTCGAGGCGACCACCGTCAACAAGATGTGCGGCAGCGGCATGCAGGCGACCATCATGGCCGCCGAAGCGCTCGCCTCGGGATCGGTCGATCTGCTGGTGGCCGGCGGCATGGAGAGCATGACCAACGCGCCCTATCTGCTGACCAAGCATCGCGGCGGCGCGCGCATTGGCCATGACCGGGTGATGGATCACATGTTCCTCGACGGGCTGGAAGATGCCTATGAGCCTGGCCGGGCGATGGGCAGCTTTGCCGAAGAGACCGCCGGCGAATATCAGTTCACGCGCGAAGCCCAGGACGATTATGCCATCGCATCGTTGACCCGCGCGCAAAAGGCGCAGGCATCGGGCGGGTTCGATCGCGAGATCGTTCCGGTCGAGATCACCGGCCGCAAGGGCACCGAGACCATCGACAAGGATGAGCAGCCGCTCAAGGGCGATGCCTCCAAGATCCCGAGCCTGAAGCCGGCGTTCGCCAAGGATGGCACGATCACCGCCGCCAATGCATCGTCCATCTCGGATGGCGCGGCGGCGCTGGTGCTGACCCGGCAGAGCGTGGCGGACAAGCTGGGCCTTAAGCCGGTTGCGCGGATCGTCGCCCATGCCGCGCACGCCCATGCGCCCGCGCGCTTCACCACCGCGCCCGTCGATGCCAGCCGCAAGGCGCTTGAAAAGGCGGGCTGGAGCGTCGACGACGTCGACCTGTTCGAGGTCAACGAGGCCTTTGCCTGCGTCTCGATGATCGCGATGCGCGACCTCGGCATCCCGCACGAAAAGGTCAACGTGCATGGCGGTGCGACCGCTCTGGGTCATCCGATCGGCGCGAGCGGCGCGCGGATCATCGCGACCCTGGTCTCCGCGCTGCAGACGCATGGCGGCAAGCGCGGCCTGGCGTCGCTCTGCATCGGTGGCGGCGAGGCCACGGCGGTCGCCGTCGAACTCGTCTGA
- a CDS encoding TonB-dependent receptor, whose protein sequence is MRRTLLPLSSTLSLATALLAPLPALAQQADQAEQPVAEDDDFHRNGGIIVTAPFVRDLSILAGTSEISGDTLAREARAQIGDALTKLPGVSATSFSPGASRPVLRGFQGERIRVLTDGIGTIDVSNTSPDHGVTVEPIILDRIEVLRGPAVLLFGGQAVGGAVNAIDKRIPREVPEEPFHLDALATYGSAADERSIGASLDVPLTSKLVLHLDGSYRKSDDLEVGGFVLSPGLRAQQREIAAEERAEGNLEEAAEAEELAGLRGRIPNTGTETYSFGGGLAYIGEGGSFGISGSYYNSLYGVPERPGAGHAHGEEEGAGGEEEEGPVTIGLDQIKVDFRGQVNLPGFFEALRLRAAYADFKQTEFEGDEVGTVFRNNGIESRLELVQRERGGWRGASGVQYVHRDFSAIGAEAFVPPNTTDQVGIFTLQEVRFGNIELEGAGRFDRVVVKSQDVGVERRFNSYSFAAGLAYIPTEKLRIGINLNRAQRAPAAEELFSNGPHIATQAFEIGNPDFTTEKSWGGEAYIRYSTPDVNLSLTGFYNRFDDFIIDVPTGLEEDELPVFQFIQNDAKYYGVEAEASVVFARAGNFKFVADGVADYVHASLDGLGPVPRIPPLRLLGGLEAQSDALNLRAEVEWFDDQQRNANFETPTEGFTLVNASASWKPFGPSRGVTLIASANNIFDVVGRRASSFTKDFAPLGGRDFRISARFSF, encoded by the coding sequence ATGCGTCGCACGCTTCTTCCGCTATCCTCCACGCTTTCGCTCGCAACCGCCTTGCTGGCCCCCCTGCCCGCGCTCGCGCAGCAGGCAGACCAGGCCGAACAGCCTGTGGCGGAAGACGACGATTTTCATCGCAATGGCGGCATCATCGTCACCGCACCGTTCGTGCGCGACCTCAGCATTCTGGCCGGTACGTCCGAAATCTCGGGTGACACGCTGGCGCGCGAGGCCCGCGCCCAGATCGGCGATGCGCTGACCAAGCTTCCCGGCGTTTCAGCCACCAGCTTCTCGCCCGGTGCCTCGCGCCCGGTGCTGCGCGGCTTCCAGGGTGAACGCATTCGCGTGCTGACCGATGGCATCGGCACCATCGACGTGTCGAACACCTCGCCCGACCATGGCGTCACCGTCGAGCCGATCATCCTCGACCGGATCGAGGTGCTGCGGGGTCCTGCGGTGCTGCTGTTCGGCGGACAGGCCGTGGGCGGCGCGGTCAATGCGATCGACAAGCGCATCCCGCGCGAGGTGCCCGAAGAGCCGTTCCATCTCGACGCGTTGGCGACTTATGGATCGGCGGCGGACGAGCGCAGCATCGGCGCAAGCCTGGATGTGCCGCTGACCTCGAAGCTGGTGCTGCACCTCGACGGCAGCTACCGCAAGTCCGACGATCTGGAAGTCGGCGGCTTCGTGCTGTCGCCCGGCCTGCGCGCCCAGCAGCGCGAGATTGCGGCTGAAGAGCGCGCCGAGGGCAATCTGGAAGAGGCCGCAGAGGCCGAGGAACTGGCGGGCCTGCGCGGCCGCATCCCCAATACCGGCACCGAAACCTACAGCTTTGGCGGTGGCCTGGCCTATATCGGCGAAGGCGGCAGCTTCGGCATTTCGGGCAGCTATTACAACAGCCTTTATGGCGTGCCCGAGCGCCCCGGCGCAGGCCATGCGCATGGTGAGGAGGAAGGCGCCGGCGGCGAGGAGGAAGAAGGCCCCGTCACCATCGGGCTCGACCAGATCAAGGTCGATTTCCGTGGCCAGGTGAACCTGCCCGGATTCTTCGAGGCACTGCGCCTGCGCGCGGCCTATGCCGATTTCAAGCAGACCGAATTCGAGGGTGACGAGGTCGGCACCGTCTTCCGCAACAACGGTATCGAGTCGCGGCTGGAGCTGGTGCAGCGCGAGCGCGGCGGCTGGCGCGGTGCAAGCGGCGTGCAATATGTCCATCGTGATTTTAGCGCGATCGGCGCGGAAGCCTTTGTGCCGCCCAACACCACCGACCAGGTCGGCATCTTCACGCTGCAGGAAGTGCGCTTCGGCAATATCGAGCTGGAAGGCGCAGGCCGCTTTGACCGTGTCGTTGTGAAGTCGCAGGATGTGGGCGTGGAGCGGCGCTTCAACTCCTATTCCTTCGCCGCTGGCCTGGCCTATATCCCGACCGAAAAGCTGCGGATAGGCATCAACCTCAACCGCGCCCAGCGCGCGCCTGCAGCCGAAGAACTGTTCTCCAACGGCCCGCATATCGCAACGCAGGCGTTCGAGATCGGCAATCCCGATTTCACCACCGAAAAGAGCTGGGGCGGCGAAGCCTATATCCGCTATTCGACCCCGGACGTGAACCTGTCGCTCACCGGCTTCTACAACCGCTTCGATGACTTCATCATCGATGTGCCCACCGGGCTGGAAGAAGACGAGCTGCCGGTGTTCCAGTTCATCCAGAACGACGCCAAATATTATGGCGTGGAAGCCGAAGCTTCGGTGGTGTTTGCGCGGGCTGGAAACTTCAAGTTCGTCGCCGATGGCGTGGCCGACTATGTCCATGCCTCGCTCGACGGCCTGGGTCCGGTGCCGCGCATCCCGCCGCTGCGCCTGCTTGGCGGCCTGGAGGCGCAGAGCGATGCGCTGAACCTGCGCGCCGAAGTCGAATGGTTCGACGACCAGCAGCGCAATGCCAATTTCGAAACGCCGACCGAGGGCTTTACCCTGGTCAATGCCAGCGCGTCGTGGAAGCCGTTCGGCCCCTCGCGCGGGGTGACGCTGATCGCATCGGCCAACAACATCTTCGATGTGGTCGGTCGCCGCGCCTCCAGCTTCACCAAGGATTTCGCACCGCTGGGCGGCCGCGATTTCCGCATCTCGGCACGGTTCAGCTTCTGA
- a CDS encoding prepilin peptidase — protein sequence MFAPLLQHPIIGPVAAAMLGAIFGSFIGALVVRWPAGRSILSGRSQCDSCGTVLQPWQLIPVLSHLMLRGRCAACGARIGLQSLATELAAALIGAGSLALHPGPEGLAIAAFGWLLLPLALLDLKHYWLPHPLTAALALGGLASAATGLPPDWTSRLIGAGAGFGGLWLIALAYRAARGREGLGGGDPLLLGAIGLWLGWQMLPLVLMCASGLGLAAALVMQRRGTTLDSATRFPLGTLLALAAWPVALMGFNP from the coding sequence ATGTTCGCGCCTTTGCTCCAGCATCCGATCATCGGCCCGGTCGCTGCCGCGATGCTGGGCGCGATCTTCGGCAGCTTCATCGGCGCGCTGGTCGTGCGCTGGCCCGCGGGCCGCTCCATCCTGTCGGGGCGCTCGCAATGCGACAGCTGCGGCACGGTGCTGCAGCCCTGGCAGCTCATACCCGTGCTATCGCACCTTATGCTGCGCGGCAGATGTGCAGCATGCGGAGCACGGATCGGCCTGCAAAGCCTGGCAACAGAGCTGGCGGCGGCGCTGATCGGCGCGGGCTCGCTGGCGCTCCATCCGGGGCCTGAGGGGCTTGCGATCGCGGCCTTTGGCTGGCTGCTGCTGCCACTCGCACTACTGGACCTGAAGCATTACTGGCTGCCCCATCCGCTGACCGCAGCGCTGGCGCTGGGCGGGCTGGCGAGCGCAGCGACTGGCCTGCCGCCCGACTGGACGAGCCGCCTGATCGGCGCGGGCGCCGGCTTTGGCGGGCTGTGGCTGATCGCGCTGGCCTATCGCGCCGCGCGCGGGCGCGAGGGATTGGGCGGGGGTGATCCGCTGCTGCTCGGCGCGATCGGGCTCTGGCTCGGCTGGCAGATGCTGCCGCTGGTGCTGATGTGCGCCAGCGGTCTGGGCCTGGCCGCCGCGCTGGTCATGCAGCGGCGCGGAACAACGCTCGACAGCGCGACCCGCTTTCCGCTCGGCACCTTGCTGGCGCTGGCGGCCTGGCCGGTCGCGCTGATGGGGTTTAACCCCTGA
- a CDS encoding SDR family oxidoreductase yields the protein MQRLENKVCVVTGAARGIGAAIARRFHDEGGIVILTDIDSAAGQAMADSIGSRFIPLDVTREADWAGLQAEVPVADVVVNNAGVTGFEHGAAAHDPEHASLADWRAVHAVNLDGTFLGCRYAIAAMKARGTGSIINISSRSGLVGIPLAAAYASSKAAIRNHSKSVALYCAQQGWQIRCNSIHPAAILTPMWEAMLGTGPDREARMAAMVADTPLRRFGTVEEVAAIAAMLAADESAYVTGSEFNIDGGLLAGSAASPG from the coding sequence ATGCAAAGACTTGAGAACAAGGTCTGCGTCGTCACCGGCGCAGCCCGCGGCATTGGTGCCGCCATTGCCCGCCGCTTCCATGATGAAGGCGGCATCGTCATCCTCACCGATATCGACAGCGCTGCCGGCCAGGCCATGGCCGACAGCATCGGCAGCCGCTTCATCCCGCTCGACGTGACGCGCGAGGCCGATTGGGCCGGGCTGCAGGCAGAGGTGCCCGTCGCCGATGTCGTCGTCAACAATGCCGGCGTGACCGGTTTCGAGCATGGCGCCGCCGCGCACGATCCGGAACATGCCAGCCTGGCCGATTGGCGTGCCGTGCATGCCGTCAATCTGGACGGCACCTTTCTGGGTTGCCGTTATGCCATTGCGGCGATGAAGGCCCGGGGCACAGGATCGATCATCAATATCTCGTCGCGATCCGGACTGGTCGGCATCCCGCTGGCAGCAGCCTATGCCTCATCCAAGGCGGCGATCCGCAACCACAGCAAGAGTGTCGCGCTCTATTGCGCGCAGCAGGGCTGGCAGATCCGCTGCAACTCGATCCACCCCGCCGCCATCCTCACCCCGATGTGGGAGGCGATGCTGGGCACCGGGCCGGACCGCGAGGCGCGCATGGCCGCGATGGTCGCCGATACGCCGCTCAGGCGCTTCGGTACCGTCGAGGAGGTGGCGGCCATTGCCGCGATGCTCGCCGCCGATGAATCAGCCTATGTCACCGGCAGCGAGTTCAACATTGACGGCGGCCTGCTGGCAGGCTCGGCCGCCTCTCCCGGATAG
- a CDS encoding long-chain fatty acid--CoA ligase, whose product MMIVGGMQDYELRVMRLLDHAERESGKREIVSRWADGSQTRTNWAGIARDARRLASALTRLGLQPGDRVATLAMNHSRHLATWYGAIGMGGVIHTINPRLFEEQLEYIANHAEDRVLCYDAAFQPIIDKMKPRWTTIEHYVCFDPPAGSAALSFEALLETGDEGYRWHEGSERDPCMLCYTSGTTGNPKGVLYEHRSTVIHAMAEMQPAVFSLSPQSVALPVVPMFHAAAWGLPFAGAAAGIKFVFSAVNEPSVLCDLMNEEKVTHSAGVPTVWLAMFQHIDSTGRKPEYLQVVTIGGSAAPRAMCERIMKMGARMNHAWGMTETSPIGTMGAPSPDWDDMDFEAQLDLVTKQGRVPFGVELRVVDDEGHVQPRDGKSSGRLQIKGPWIIKRYFKAEADALTEDGWFDTGDVSVIHPDGVMQITDRAKDVIKSGGEWISSVDLENAAVGMPDVAEAAAIGLPHPKWDERPLLLVVPKPGTSPSKEAILAHLAQHVAKWWLPDDIVFVDQLPHSATGKLLKTALRDQFRDHVLPTV is encoded by the coding sequence ATGATGATCGTTGGCGGCATGCAGGATTATGAATTGCGCGTGATGCGGCTGCTCGACCATGCCGAGCGGGAAAGCGGCAAGCGCGAGATCGTGTCCCGCTGGGCTGATGGCAGCCAGACCCGCACCAACTGGGCAGGCATTGCCCGCGATGCGCGGCGGCTGGCGAGCGCGCTCACCAGGCTGGGGCTCCAGCCCGGCGACAGGGTCGCCACACTGGCGATGAACCACAGCCGCCATCTCGCCACCTGGTATGGCGCGATCGGCATGGGCGGGGTGATCCACACCATCAACCCGCGCCTGTTCGAGGAGCAGCTCGAATATATCGCCAATCATGCCGAAGACAGGGTGCTGTGCTATGATGCGGCGTTCCAGCCGATCATCGACAAGATGAAGCCGCGCTGGACCACGATCGAGCATTATGTCTGTTTCGATCCGCCCGCCGGGTCGGCAGCGCTAAGTTTCGAGGCGCTGCTCGAAACCGGCGATGAAGGCTATCGCTGGCACGAAGGGTCGGAGCGCGATCCGTGCATGCTGTGCTACACTTCGGGCACGACGGGCAACCCCAAGGGCGTGCTGTACGAGCATCGCTCGACCGTGATCCATGCGATGGCAGAAATGCAGCCTGCGGTGTTCAGCCTGTCGCCGCAATCGGTGGCGCTGCCGGTGGTCCCGATGTTCCACGCCGCTGCCTGGGGCCTTCCCTTTGCGGGCGCGGCTGCGGGGATCAAGTTCGTCTTTTCGGCCGTGAACGAACCTTCGGTGCTGTGCGACCTAATGAACGAGGAGAAGGTCACCCATTCGGCCGGTGTTCCGACCGTGTGGCTGGCGATGTTCCAGCATATCGACAGCACCGGCAGGAAGCCCGAATATCTGCAGGTCGTCACCATCGGCGGCTCGGCCGCGCCGCGCGCGATGTGCGAGCGGATCATGAAGATGGGCGCGCGGATGAACCATGCCTGGGGCATGACCGAGACCTCGCCCATCGGCACCATGGGCGCGCCGTCGCCCGATTGGGACGATATGGACTTCGAGGCGCAGCTGGATCTGGTCACCAAGCAGGGCCGCGTGCCGTTCGGCGTCGAACTGCGCGTCGTCGATGATGAAGGCCATGTCCAGCCACGCGACGGCAAGTCCAGCGGCCGCCTGCAGATCAAGGGGCCCTGGATTATCAAGCGCTATTTCAAGGCCGAAGCCGATGCGCTGACCGAGGATGGCTGGTTCGATACCGGCGACGTTTCGGTCATCCATCCCGATGGCGTGATGCAGATTACCGACCGCGCCAAGGACGTGATCAAATCGGGCGGTGAATGGATCAGCTCGGTCGATCTGGAAAATGCGGCGGTCGGCATGCCCGATGTCGCCGAAGCCGCCGCGATCGGCTTGCCGCACCCGAAATGGGATGAACGCCCGCTGCTGCTGGTGGTGCCCAAGCCGGGCACCAGCCCGTCGAAGGAAGCGATTCTCGCGCACCTGGCGCAGCACGTGGCCAAATGGTGGCTGCCCGACGATATCGTGTTCGTCGACCAGCTACCGCACAGCGCGACCGGCAAGCTGCTCAAGACCGCGCTGCGCGACCAGTTCAGGGATCACGTGCTGCCGACGGTGTGA
- the acs gene encoding acetate--CoA ligase, which translates to MSTATTADAHAEPLIAPPEDAETWCTPAQYAELYAASLRDPDGFWALQADRIDWMVKPAHINRSSFDPVNIRWYDDGELNLCYNCVDRHVLAGHGADTALIWEGDAPGDVRALSYDALLAEVQRFASTLTALGVARGDRVTIYMPMVLEGAIAMLACARIGAIHSVVFGGFSPEALAGRIEDCASRFIITADAGMRGGKTVPLKANVDAALEQHGISVDAVLVVRHGGGDVAMTKGRDHWYHELAATVPAICPCEPIGAEDPLFILYTSGSTGKPKGVLHTTGGYAVWVATTFHYAFDYRPGEVYWCTADIGWVTGHSYSVYGPLLNRATSLLFEGVPNHPDHSRFWDMCERHRVNIFYTAPTAIRALMREGEGPIARHDLSALRLIGSVGEPINPEAWRWYRRTVGKDAVPVIDTWWQTETGGIMITTLPYAHAMRPGSAGLPFFGIRPELVDADGNILDGATEGNLCIAGSWPGQARTVYGDHERFVQTYFSTYRGKYFTGDGCKRDEDGYYRITGRVDDVINVSGHRMGTAEVESALVLHPRVAEAAVVGFPHDIKGQGIYCYVTLNVGENADDALAGELKALVRKEIGPIATPDHLHFTPALPKTRSGKIMRRILRKIAENDFGSLGDTSTLADPSVVDALIAGREAG; encoded by the coding sequence ATGAGCACCGCCACCACCGCCGACGCGCATGCCGAGCCGCTGATCGCCCCGCCCGAGGATGCCGAAACCTGGTGCACGCCGGCCCAGTATGCCGAGCTTTACGCTGCATCGCTGCGCGATCCCGATGGCTTCTGGGCGCTGCAGGCAGACCGGATCGACTGGATGGTCAAGCCCGCGCATATCAACCGCTCGAGCTTCGATCCGGTCAACATCCGCTGGTATGACGATGGCGAGCTGAACCTGTGCTACAATTGCGTCGACCGGCACGTGCTGGCCGGACACGGCGCGGACACGGCCTTGATCTGGGAAGGCGATGCGCCGGGCGATGTCCGCGCGCTCAGCTATGACGCGCTGCTCGCCGAGGTGCAGCGCTTCGCCAGCACCCTGACCGCGCTGGGCGTCGCCAGGGGCGACCGCGTGACGATCTACATGCCGATGGTGCTCGAAGGCGCGATCGCGATGCTCGCCTGCGCACGGATCGGTGCGATCCACTCGGTCGTGTTCGGCGGCTTCTCGCCCGAAGCGCTGGCCGGGCGGATCGAGGATTGCGCCAGCCGCTTCATCATCACCGCCGATGCCGGAATGCGCGGGGGCAAGACCGTGCCGCTCAAGGCCAATGTCGATGCGGCGCTGGAACAGCATGGCATCAGCGTCGATGCGGTGCTGGTGGTGCGCCATGGCGGCGGCGATGTCGCGATGACCAAGGGCCGCGACCACTGGTATCACGAACTTGCTGCCACCGTGCCCGCGATCTGCCCTTGCGAGCCGATCGGGGCCGAAGACCCGCTGTTCATCCTCTATACCTCGGGATCGACTGGCAAGCCCAAGGGCGTGTTGCATACGACCGGCGGCTATGCGGTCTGGGTCGCCACCACGTTTCACTATGCCTTCGATTATCGCCCCGGCGAGGTCTATTGGTGCACCGCCGACATCGGCTGGGTGACGGGGCACAGCTATTCGGTTTATGGCCCGCTGCTCAACCGGGCCACCAGCCTGTTGTTCGAAGGCGTGCCCAACCATCCCGATCATAGCCGCTTCTGGGATATGTGCGAGCGGCACCGGGTCAACATCTTCTACACCGCCCCCACCGCGATCCGCGCGCTGATGCGCGAGGGCGAGGGGCCGATCGCCAGGCATGACCTGTCCGCGCTGCGCCTGATCGGATCGGTGGGCGAGCCGATCAATCCCGAGGCCTGGCGCTGGTACCGCCGCACCGTGGGCAAGGACGCCGTGCCCGTGATCGACACATGGTGGCAGACCGAGACCGGCGGGATCATGATCACCACCCTGCCATATGCGCATGCCATGCGACCGGGCAGCGCAGGCCTGCCGTTCTTCGGCATCCGGCCCGAGCTGGTCGATGCCGATGGCAACATCCTGGACGGCGCGACCGAGGGCAATCTGTGCATTGCAGGCTCCTGGCCGGGCCAGGCGCGTACCGTCTATGGCGATCACGAGCGCTTCGTGCAGACCTATTTCAGCACCTATCGCGGCAAATATTTCACCGGTGATGGCTGCAAGCGCGACGAGGATGGCTATTACCGCATCACGGGCCGGGTCGATGACGTGATCAACGTCTCGGGCCATCGCATGGGCACGGCAGAGGTCGAAAGTGCGCTGGTTCTGCACCCGCGCGTCGCCGAGGCGGCAGTCGTCGGCTTTCCGCACGATATCAAGGGGCAGGGCATCTATTGCTATGTGACGCTGAACGTCGGCGAAAATGCCGATGACGCGCTGGCGGGCGAGCTCAAGGCGCTGGTCCGCAAGGAGATCGGCCCGATCGCGACGCCCGACCATCTGCACTTCACGCCGGCGCTGCCCAAGACGCGCAGCGGCAAGATCATGCGCCGCATCCTGCGCAAGATCGCGGAAAATGATTTCGGTTCGCTCGGCGATACCAGCACGCTGGCGGATCCATCGGTGGTCGATGCGCTGATCGCCGGGCGTGAAGCGGGATGA